The genomic window AACCTGACTCAATACCTGCTGCTTTCTTTAGAAGAACTGCTGCAGGTGGAGTTTTCGTTACGAATGTAAATGAACGGTCTTCAAAAACCGAAATTTCAACCGGAATAATCATACCCGCTTGGTCTTGGGTTTGAGCATTGAATTCCTTACAGAATCCCATGATATTAATACCAGCTTGACCTAGTGCTGGACCTACCGGCGGAGCTGGATTAGCTTTCCCTGCAGGAATTTGTAATTTAACAACTTTTACTACTTTTTTAGCCACGAGACACACCTCCTTAAAGTCCGTGATGTGGTAAATGGGTCTGACCCCTCCCACTCATCATTCTATATATAGCCATTCAGGCCATTAAGAAACATAAAAATTCTAGCATCTTTTACACGTTAATGCAAGAGGGATTGCTATATTTTTTTGATTTGAGTGAAGTCTAGTTCTACCGGAGTTTCCCTACCAAACATATTCACATGGACTTTTACTTTTTGTTTTTCAGTATCAATGTTTTCAATCGTTCCAGTGAAATTATCAAATGGACCGTCTGTCACTTGTACTGTTTCTTTCAGTTCGAAATCTACTTCCTTGGTTTTGTCCTTAAGACCCATACGTTTCAAGACTCTAGCCGCTTCTTCAGGGAATAGAGGCGTAGGTTTCGAGCCAGCACCTGTAGATCCAACAAATCCTGTTACCCCAGGAGTGTTTCGAACTACGTACCAAGAATCATCTGTCATAACCATTTCAGTCAAGACATAACCAGGAAACACCTTTTTCATAGATGTTTTTCTTTTACCATCTTTAACTTCTGTTTCTTCCTCTTCAGGAACGATTATACGGAAGATCTTATCTTCCATACCCATTGATTCGATACGCTTTTCTAAATTCAACTTAACTTTATTTTCGTAGCCCGAATAAGTGTGTACTGCATACCAGTTCTTTTCCATTTGATTTGGCTTCTTGCCTTCCCTCCTGTTCAACCGACGCTTTGATATTCAATCCAGTGTCGCAATTGGTACCTTATGTTTCATAAACTCATTATCATTGTTCACTTGCGATCATTATTGAAACATAAAAATCGACTTAAAAGTATAAAAAACCCGGCAGGCGGGTTTTTTCTAAACTTCTTTGCAAGTTGCTCGTTATAGGAGTTCTAAAATTTGAGAGATTCCTAAATCCACAACTGTAAAGAATACCGATACAAAAATGACAGTCATAATAACAATGATAGTGTATTTTGTCAGCTCATTGCTTTTCGGCCATGTTACCTTACGCATTTCACGATTAACATCTTTTAAGAACTTAAACATTTCTGTCCCTCCCCAAAGCCAAACACGTAGATCTATTTCGTTTCACGATGCAGTGTATGTGAACCACATTTTTTGCAATATTTTTTAACTTCGATTCTCTCAGACTTCTGAGATTGCTTGTCTGTAGTGTAATTTCGACTATGACAATTCGTACACGCTAGTGTGATTTTTTTTCGCATAAAAGATCTCTACCTATCCGATTTTTTCACTTCTACTAATTTACCACGTGTATTTTAAAGTGTCAACTTGGCTCTAAAGAGGTATCTCGGCAACAGCAAGATATCTTTCAAGTTTACGCTTCACCCTTTGCAAAGCATTATCGATCGACTTGACATGACGATCCAATTGAAGAGAGATCTCTTGGTAAGAGCGTCCGTCTAAGTATAAACGAAGAACTTCTTGCTCAAGTTCGCTTAAAATTTCTTGCATCTTGAATTCCATATCTCCGTTTTGCTCACGGTCCACAAGTAGTTTCAAAGGATCAGAAGTTTCATCTTCTGCAATGATATCCAATAACGTCCTATCTGACTCCTCGTCATAGACAGGTTTGTCCAACGATATATAAGAGTTTAAGGGAATATGCTTTTGGCGTGTAGCTGTTTTAATTGCTGTAATCATTTGTCTTGTGACACATAATTCAGCAAACCCTTTAAATGAAGTCAGTTTTTCAGTTTGGAAATCACGGATTGCTTTATACAACCCAATCATACCTTCCTGGATGATATCCTCTCGGTCAGCACCAATAAGAAAATATGTACGAGCTTTGGCTCTTACAAAACTCCTATACTTGTTAATAAGATAGTCTAGAGCCTGGATGTTGCCACTCTCGATGAAGCCCAACAATTCTTCATCATTCAACTCTGACCATTCAATATTCTGTTTCTCTTGTTTGATGCTCACGTCAGAAAACCTCCCAGAACTACAAGGACCTGTAAATATAAGGTCATTATACAGGAATTGAGAAAATTCAGTCAACAAAATTTTTCGTCATTTATCCCCGCGACGCCACTTTTCGAACTGTTTTAAAACGTCTTCGCTCAATGGTATCTTAGCTTTTGGTCGATTATTCGATTGTTTGTGTAAATCTTTATTTATATTTTTTTCGATCTCTTTTACGTCTATCAATAATTCTCTAGCAGATTTTCTTAATGCCCCTTGAGAAAAAACTGTGCGCTGCTCAGTGAAATCTGAGGTAGCCACATACACCTTCGTCTTTACGTTTTTTAATTGCTTGATCAAGCGCTCAATGCATTCGTCAGCTGTTTCATTCTCTTTCGTGAAAATCACTTCAACCTTATGATTCAGCTTCTTTCGTTCAAGTCCCCTAACCGAGTAAGCGTCGAAAACTACTATTACTCGGTGATCGGTGTAAGCCTGGTATTCCGCAAGCATTTCAACCAACCGGTACCGTGCTTCCTCCAACCGATGGTCCTTCAAAGCTTGGAGCTCAGGCCAGTCACCAATCATGTTATACCCATCAACAACTAGAACTATCATTGTTAACCACCTAACGGAAATCGATTACGATAGACTTCGTACATGAGGATACTTGCTGAAACTGAAGCATTCAGTGAAGTAACGGTGCCCCTCATCGGAAGCTGAATCAAGAAATCACAATTTTTAAGTGTAAGTCGACTCAAGCCTTTACCTTCACTTCCAATAACGAGCGCTAAAGGCATGTCATAATCCAAACCTCGATAGTCTTCCTTTCCGCTAGCATCGGTTCCAACGATCCAAACACCCTCTTGTTTCAGAAAATCTATTGTTTGATTAACATTCGTCACTCTTACTACCGGCACATGTTCGATTGCTCCTGTAGAAGCTTTAGCAACTGTTTGGGTCAGTTGAACAGACCTTCTCTTTGGAATAATGATTCCGTGGGCACCAACTGCATCAGCCGTGCGCATGATTGAGCCGAGGTTATGTGGATCTTCCAACTCATCAAGAATTAAAAAGAAGGGTGCTTCCTCTTTTTGGTTCGCTTTCGCAAACAAGTCATCTATAGTCGCATATTCGTATGCAGCAATCGAAGCGGCAACCCCTTGATGGTTTTGCCCGATTTGATCGAGTTTACTCTTAGGGACTTTTTGCACAAGAATATTTCTCGGCTTCGCCAAATCGTAAAGCTGTTGCTGTGCCTGTGTTTTCATAGAATCTAGTACCATTACCTTATTAACTGGACGATCCGATTTCAATACTTCTATTACTGGATTTTTACCGACAATCCAACTATCACTCATGAATTGAGCTCCTTTCTTCAATCGTTTGGATACCTTTAGAAATGAAACTCTCCATCCGCTCAATTGATCCACTGAAATACCAAAAGCCGATCAACGCCTCAAATGCTGTGCTATACCTGTAAGTTTGGACATCTGTATTTTTAGGTGGATTCGACTTTGCATTTCTACCTCGACGAACAATTGCTTCTTCCTCGTCTGAGAGAAGTTGCTCATCCATCCACCCTCTTAGAATCAAAGCTTGGGCATTGGCTGAGACGAAGGAAACCGCTTTCTGGTGTAAAACCTGGGGTTTCACTTCGCCTTTTCTTATTAGGTGTTCACGAATATATTTCTCAAATATAACGTCACCCATGTAAGCAAGCGTCAAAGCCTTTAATATTTTAGGGTTGATGTCATTACTCATTGCCTTCTCCATCTCGTACCTTGCGCAGTATCCTCTAATAGGATTCCTTCTTCTTTCAACTGATCTCTGATTTCATCTGCTCTAGCAAAGTTCTTGTCTTTTCTTGCTTGGATTCTCTCTTCAATCAATTGGTCGATATCTTCATCCAGTAATTCTTCCGTCTGCAATGAAAATCCGAGCACTCCTACCATTTCATCAAATGCGGAAAGGAACAGGTCAATTACTTCTGTTGATGTCTGATCTTCTCGCAAATATATATTCGCATCTTTGGATAAATCAAAAAGCACAGTGATTGCATTTGCTGTATTGAAATCATCATTCATTTCATCAATGAAGTTATTTTTATGAGCTTTGATTGTATTAATCCAATCTTCTTGCTCAGTCAAATCAAGGCTTGAAGCCCTGCGATGTAATAAATTCTCATATGCAGTTTTAATTCTGTCATAGCTGTTTTTCGCGCTTGCCAGAAGCTCATCACTGAAGTTGATCGGGTTACGGTAGTGCACACTTAACATAAAGAACCTAACTACATTCGGGTCGTGCTTTTCGACTAAGTCGTGAACTAAAATAAAGTTTCCTAGTGACTTTGACATTTTTTCATTTTCAATCTGAATATAGCCGTTGTGTAACCAATAGTTAGCAAAACTTTTATCATTATGCGCTTCAGATTGTGCAATTTCGTTCTCATGGTGAGGGAATGTCAGATCCTGGCCGCCTGCGTGAATATCAATCGTATCTCCTAAATATTCTTTCGCCATGGCAGAGCACTCTATGTGCCACCCTGGACGACCTTCACCCCAAGGACTTTCCCAAGAAATTTCATCAGGTTTAGCCTTTTTCCACAACGCAAAGTCCAATGGATCTTTTTTCTTTTCTCCGACTTGAATGCGGGCTCCCGAGCGAAGTTCATCAATGGATTGATGAGAGAGTTTTCCATAGTTATCGAATGCTCGTGTTTTGAAATAAACATCGCCTTCAACCGAGTAGGCAAACCCTTTATCGATCAGTCCAGAGATAAATTCAATGATTTGGTCCATCGTCTCAGTAACTCTAGGGTGATGAACCGCTTCTTTTACGTTCAATTTAGAAACATCTTCTTTGTATGCTTCGATGAAACGCTCTGCGATTTCTGGAACTTCTTCTCCCATTTCATTAGCGGCTTTAATTAACTTATCGTCCACATCTGTGAAGTTGAGAACATATTCAACGTCATAGCCGGCATATTCCAAGTATCTGCGAACCGTGTCGAAAACAATGGCAGGACGTGCATTCCCAATATGGATATAGTTATAAACCGTAGGTCCGCATACGTACATCTTCACTTTATTTTCTTCAATAGTTTTAAAATCTTCTTTCGATCTTGTTAACGAATTATACAATTTAATCGACATGCTTTTGTTCTCCCTTCAACTCATTAATTTCATTTTGTAACGCTTCAATTTTTTGGTCGAGTACGTCACATTTTTCAGCGACAGGATCAGGCAATTTGTGGTGGTCAAGGTTCTTTTTAACCTTAACGCCGTTTTGAACGACTATTTGCCCTGGAATCCCGACCACTGTGGAGTATTTCGGAACATCTTTCAATACAACAGATCCTGCCCCTATTTTCGAATGTTCTTCAATGACAATGGAGCCTAAAACTTTTGCGCCCGTCGCAACAAGTACATTGTCTTTAAGTGTAGGGTGGCGTTTTCCAGCTTCTTTACCTGTACCCCCCAATGTCACCCCTTGAAAAATTGTGACATTATCACCAATCTCACAGGTTTGCCCTATGACGACACCCATTCCATGGTCTATAAAGAATCGTCGACCAATTTTAGCCCCAGGGTGGATTTCAATTCCCGTGAAGAAACGGCTCACTTGGGATAATACTCTCGCAATGAAATACAGCTTTCTTTTATAAAATCCATGTGCTACACGGTGGGACCACACGGCGTGTACACCTGCATATGTCAGTATGACTTCAATTCGGCTTCTTGCTGCTGGGTCTTGATCGAAGACGACATCGACATCTTCCTTCAAGGTCTTTAAGAATCGAAACATCTCGAAGTCCCCCTTTCTTTTATTAAATCGTTGAGGGTAAATATAAAACGCCCCTGCCTATATAATATAGACAGAGACGTTATCACGCGGTTCCACTCTGTTTAGAGAATCATTCTCTCACTCAGAAGCTTATAACGGTAGCCGGCCGCCACTTTCTACTTGATTCGAAAGCAGACTCAGAGGGGCATTTCGATGGTTCACCTAAAAAGCTACTTCCAGCCAAGGTAGCTATCTCTGTCGATAGGCTTATTCCATTTACTTTTCCTCTTCAACGTTTTAATTAATATACAACTATTATATACATAAAGCGTATTTTGTTACGACTATTTCAACTTGGTAATGATTTGGTCCAAGCGATGATCAATGGTTTCCTTACCTAATAAGTAAATCGCATTAGGTAATTCTGGTCCGTGGGTTTGTCCAGTGGTAGCCACACGAATCGGCATAAATAATTTTTTCCCTTTTACTCCTGTAGCTTTTTGAGTAGCTTTAGTAGCTGCTTTTATTTCTTCAGGAGTGAACTCATCAAGATGCTCCAACTCTGACTTAAATTGAGTTAACATATCTGCAACATGATCCTGTTCCAGCACTTCCATAGCCGCTTCATCATAATCAATCTCTTTTTTAAAGAACAGCTCAGTCAATTCGACAATTTCTGCTCCATAGCTCAGTTGATCTTTATATAAAGAAATCAATTCTTCTGTCCACTTACGATCTTCTTCCGACATGTTTTCATCTACTTTACCCGCTTCAATCAAGTGAGGTAAAGCTAAATCAATGACACGCTCTAATGAGCTTTGTTTGATATATTGGTTATTCATCCACTTCAATTTGCCGGTGTCGAAAACCGCTGGTGAAGTAGACAACCTTTCCGGATCGAAAATTTCAATGAATTCTTCACGAGTGAATAATTCTTCTTCTCCTGCAGGTGACCAACCAAGAAGCGTAATAAAGTTGAATAAAGC from Halalkalibacillus sediminis includes these protein-coding regions:
- the nusG gene encoding transcription termination/antitermination protein NusG produces the protein MEKNWYAVHTYSGYENKVKLNLEKRIESMGMEDKIFRIIVPEEEETEVKDGKRKTSMKKVFPGYVLTEMVMTDDSWYVVRNTPGVTGFVGSTGAGSKPTPLFPEEAARVLKRMGLKDKTKEVDFELKETVQVTDGPFDNFTGTIENIDTEKQKVKVHVNMFGRETPVELDFTQIKKI
- a CDS encoding Mini-ribonuclease 3 is translated as MSNDINPKILKALTLAYMGDVIFEKYIREHLIRKGEVKPQVLHQKAVSFVSANAQALILRGWMDEQLLSDEEEAIVRRGRNAKSNPPKNTDVQTYRYSTAFEALIGFWYFSGSIERMESFISKGIQTIEERSSIHE
- a CDS encoding NYN domain-containing protein, with product MIVLVVDGYNMIGDWPELQALKDHRLEEARYRLVEMLAEYQAYTDHRVIVVFDAYSVRGLERKKLNHKVEVIFTKENETADECIERLIKQLKNVKTKVYVATSDFTEQRTVFSQGALRKSARELLIDVKEIEKNINKDLHKQSNNRPKAKIPLSEDVLKQFEKWRRGDK
- the rplK gene encoding 50S ribosomal protein L11, which encodes MAKKVVKVVKLQIPAGKANPAPPVGPALGQAGINIMGFCKEFNAQTQDQAGMIIPVEISVFEDRSFTFVTKTPPAAVLLKKAAGIESGSGEPNRNKVATVKRDKVREIAETKQPDLNAADVEAAMRMVEGTARSMGIVVED
- the cysS gene encoding cysteine--tRNA ligase codes for the protein MSIKLYNSLTRSKEDFKTIEENKVKMYVCGPTVYNYIHIGNARPAIVFDTVRRYLEYAGYDVEYVLNFTDVDDKLIKAANEMGEEVPEIAERFIEAYKEDVSKLNVKEAVHHPRVTETMDQIIEFISGLIDKGFAYSVEGDVYFKTRAFDNYGKLSHQSIDELRSGARIQVGEKKKDPLDFALWKKAKPDEISWESPWGEGRPGWHIECSAMAKEYLGDTIDIHAGGQDLTFPHHENEIAQSEAHNDKSFANYWLHNGYIQIENEKMSKSLGNFILVHDLVEKHDPNVVRFFMLSVHYRNPINFSDELLASAKNSYDRIKTAYENLLHRRASSLDLTEQEDWINTIKAHKNNFIDEMNDDFNTANAITVLFDLSKDANIYLREDQTSTEVIDLFLSAFDEMVGVLGFSLQTEELLDEDIDQLIEERIQARKDKNFARADEIRDQLKEEGILLEDTAQGTRWRRQ
- the cysE gene encoding serine O-acetyltransferase, encoding MFRFLKTLKEDVDVVFDQDPAARSRIEVILTYAGVHAVWSHRVAHGFYKRKLYFIARVLSQVSRFFTGIEIHPGAKIGRRFFIDHGMGVVIGQTCEIGDNVTIFQGVTLGGTGKEAGKRHPTLKDNVLVATGAKVLGSIVIEEHSKIGAGSVVLKDVPKYSTVVGIPGQIVVQNGVKVKKNLDHHKLPDPVAEKCDVLDQKIEALQNEINELKGEQKHVD
- the rpmG gene encoding 50S ribosomal protein L33; translation: MRKKITLACTNCHSRNYTTDKQSQKSERIEVKKYCKKCGSHTLHRETK
- the rlmB gene encoding 23S rRNA (guanosine(2251)-2'-O)-methyltransferase RlmB gives rise to the protein MSDSWIVGKNPVIEVLKSDRPVNKVMVLDSMKTQAQQQLYDLAKPRNILVQKVPKSKLDQIGQNHQGVAASIAAYEYATIDDLFAKANQKEEAPFFLILDELEDPHNLGSIMRTADAVGAHGIIIPKRRSVQLTQTVAKASTGAIEHVPVVRVTNVNQTIDFLKQEGVWIVGTDASGKEDYRGLDYDMPLALVIGSEGKGLSRLTLKNCDFLIQLPMRGTVTSLNASVSASILMYEVYRNRFPLGG
- the sigH gene encoding RNA polymerase sporulation sigma factor SigH: MSIKQEKQNIEWSELNDEELLGFIESGNIQALDYLINKYRSFVRAKARTYFLIGADREDIIQEGMIGLYKAIRDFQTEKLTSFKGFAELCVTRQMITAIKTATRQKHIPLNSYISLDKPVYDEESDRTLLDIIAEDETSDPLKLLVDREQNGDMEFKMQEILSELEQEVLRLYLDGRSYQEISLQLDRHVKSIDNALQRVKRKLERYLAVAEIPL
- the secE gene encoding preprotein translocase subunit SecE encodes the protein MFKFLKDVNREMRKVTWPKSNELTKYTIIVIMTVIFVSVFFTVVDLGISQILELL